The following DNA comes from Hordeum vulgare subsp. vulgare chromosome 3H, MorexV3_pseudomolecules_assembly, whole genome shotgun sequence.
TGGGACTTACCAGCCATGAAGAAGCCTGCTACTCTGCCCACCCGGCCGGCTCCTCCCTGTACAACTTCCAAGACGGCGAACCCTTCGGGGCGGCGGCCGACGGTGCCGCGGCGCTGAGCTTCCAGGAGCTCGTGGACGCCGCTCGACCCTCCGACTACGCGCCGCTTCCGGCGTTCGGCGCCGCTGGAGGCGAGGCGATGAGCATGTACGAGCGGAGCGTCGTCTTCCCTATGACGACGTCCTCGTACTACTGCGACGGCGCCGGGATGTTCGACGACGACGCggcggcgagggggagagggggaggggtcgGTGCTATGGCAGGGCGGCCGTCGGGGAGGATCGGGTTCCGGACCCGGTCGGAGGTGGAGGTGATGGACGACGGGTTCCGGTGGAGGAAGTACGGCAAGAAGGCGGTGAAGAGCAGCCCCAACCTGCGGAACTACTACCGCTGCTCCGCCGACGGGTGCGGGGTGAAGAAGCGGGTCGAGCGGGACCGCGACGACCCGCGCTACGTCCTCACCACCTACGACGGCGTCCACAACCACGTCGCCCCCGGCGGCGGCACGCCGTCGCGGGCGGCGCCGGCGTACTCGGCGCCGGCCGCGCCAGCTTGGACCTGGAGCGAGCTgcatgcggcggcggcggcggcggctcactCCTCGGAGTCCTACTGAACTGAGCTAGCTAGTGCATGCCTACTGATCCACCAGTACGTAGCTGGTTCCCTTAGTTTTATGATCGATTACGGTTCAGAAATCTCACGGATGCATGTAGTATACGGTTCGTGGCCTTGATGGTGGTGGTGTGCCGTCACCGAATAATTCGGTCGCTTCCACTGCCATTGTGCACGGTGGAGACGCCGATCGACGGCATATGCATCACCGATCtgtagaaagaaaataaattggTGCACGAACATAGCCTCAAAAGAGAAAAATGGAGCACGAAACAGATTAACAAATGCATGTACATACGGCAATCATTCCTCGGCAAGTTGGTAGGCTCCACAATGCGAGTCCGTCCATTCTTTCTGAAACCGTTAAGGGCCTGTTTGGAGAGAAGTAACACCTTCACCTAGTTTCGTTGCCTACATACCCTTtaggttgcatggatgtaatGGAAGGTATGTTGTTCGATTGTTCGTTTGTCTAAACGCAAACACAAGACATTGATGTTTGGTTGCATGCATTGCATGATGTCTGGTAACTTCTTCGACGATGTGGTAAAGTTACCATCACACAACGACATGAAGAATAACCCATTCACACAGAACAAAAGATAATTCTAAATCAGAGAAAACAATTT
Coding sequences within:
- the LOC123439493 gene encoding probable WRKY transcription factor 56, with amino-acid sequence MAASLGLTSHEEACYSAHPAGSSLYNFQDGEPFGAAADGAAALSFQELVDAARPSDYAPLPAFGAAGGEAMSMYERSVVFPMTTSSYYCDGAGMFDDDAAARGRGGGVGAMAGRPSGRIGFRTRSEVEVMDDGFRWRKYGKKAVKSSPNLRNYYRCSADGCGVKKRVERDRDDPRYVLTTYDGVHNHVAPGGGTPSRAAPAYSAPAAPAWTWSELHAAAAAAAHSSESY